From a single Halogeometricum sp. S3BR5-2 genomic region:
- a CDS encoding mannonate dehydratase, whose translation MDTTLMLPPRPDRRWTLARQLGLSTAVVRFWGEEEWWTYDSLLKTRNRFADHGLSLDVVEDRPPMTKTVLGEDGRDEEIATVKELLRNMGRAGIGVYSWVWTENPVGVIRTSDSVRLRGDSRTTAYDHEQSERGPDHPIDISEAELWENLEYFLDEVVPVAEEAGVKLALHPDDPPVESARGVPRLVNSVENVRRILDLFDSPNHGLTFCQGNFSAMGADVPATIREFGDRIHFVHFRDVEGGAESFVETWHDEGQTDMPAAMDAYRDVGFDGPIRPDHVPKMLGEEDRAGAMSGYTDMGRLFAVGYMKGLTERAERSEKG comes from the coding sequence ATGGACACGACGCTGATGCTCCCGCCGCGTCCGGACCGGCGGTGGACGCTCGCCCGGCAGCTGGGGCTCTCGACCGCGGTCGTCCGGTTCTGGGGGGAAGAGGAGTGGTGGACGTACGACTCGTTGTTGAAGACGAGAAACCGCTTCGCCGACCACGGTCTCTCCTTGGACGTCGTCGAGGACCGGCCGCCGATGACGAAGACGGTGCTCGGCGAGGACGGTCGAGACGAGGAGATAGCGACGGTCAAGGAGTTGCTCCGGAACATGGGACGGGCCGGAATCGGCGTCTACTCGTGGGTGTGGACGGAGAACCCGGTCGGCGTGATTCGGACCTCCGATTCCGTCCGCCTGCGCGGCGACTCGCGGACGACGGCGTACGACCACGAGCAGTCCGAACGCGGACCGGACCACCCGATCGACATCTCCGAAGCGGAACTGTGGGAGAACCTGGAGTACTTCCTCGACGAAGTCGTCCCCGTCGCCGAGGAGGCGGGCGTGAAACTCGCCCTCCACCCCGACGACCCGCCGGTCGAATCGGCCCGAGGAGTCCCGCGCCTCGTGAACTCCGTCGAGAACGTCCGGCGCATCCTCGACCTCTTCGACAGCCCGAACCACGGGCTCACGTTCTGTCAGGGCAACTTCTCGGCGATGGGCGCCGACGTGCCCGCGACGATTCGGGAGTTCGGCGACCGCATCCACTTCGTCCACTTCCGGGACGTGGAGGGCGGGGCGGAGTCGTTCGTCGAGACGTGGCACGACGAGGGACAGACGGACATGCCGGCGGCGATGGACGCCTACCGGGACGTCGGCTTCGACGGGCCCATCCGCCCCGACCACGTCCCGAAGATGCTCGGTGAGGAGGACCGAGCGGGAGCGATGTCCGGCTACACCGACATGGGTCGACTGTTCGCCGTCGGCTACATGAAGGGGCTGACGGAGCGAGCGGAGCGCTCCGAGAAGGGGTAG
- a CDS encoding universal stress protein, translating into MRDALVVMEDREGCAALLREAAAYAAGAGTELVLYSPLTGEEYEEAIETLDEIGRIENRDYSDEEALGVARQFAERMATETLDGDVAWSVVADVNEELEARHVIEAAESRDCDHVFTLGRRRSPTGKAVFGDETQRLILNFEGYVTVKVE; encoded by the coding sequence ATGAGAGACGCACTCGTAGTGATGGAGGATCGAGAGGGATGTGCGGCGTTGCTCCGCGAGGCCGCGGCGTACGCCGCCGGCGCGGGGACCGAACTCGTCCTGTACTCGCCGCTGACCGGCGAGGAGTACGAGGAAGCTATCGAGACGCTGGACGAAATCGGACGCATCGAGAACCGCGACTACAGCGACGAGGAGGCCCTCGGCGTCGCGCGGCAGTTCGCCGAGCGGATGGCGACGGAGACGCTCGACGGCGACGTGGCGTGGTCCGTCGTCGCCGATGTGAACGAGGAACTGGAGGCGCGTCACGTCATCGAGGCCGCGGAGAGTCGTGACTGCGACCACGTGTTCACCCTCGGTCGCCGTCGGTCGCCGACGGGGAAGGCCGTCTTCGGCGACGAGACCCAGCGGCTCATCCTGAACTTCGAGGGGTACGTGACGGTGAAGGTGGAGTGA
- a CDS encoding aldehyde dehydrogenase family protein: protein MTTEKNYVNGEWVDSSTGDTVDVQNPANPSETVATYQQSDESDAKEAVDAAVAAKDEWAKTPGPERGRILREAGTLLGQRKEELTDKLVAEEGKARGEAAGEVQRAIDIFHYFSAKASDLGGTVKGASGPDTNLYTREMPVGVAALVTPWNYPIAIPAWKLAPALAAGNAVVLKPASVAPGVVVEIARALDEAGLPDGVLNVVTGPGSTVGNEFIENEGTDAVSFTGSSQVGEMVYEQATDAGKRVQTELGGKNPTVVMDSADPAEAADIVANGGFGTTGQSCTACSRAVVHEDVYDEFVDELVDRAESIDIGPGNEHEMGPQVSEDELNSTLEYIDIAQNEGATLAAGGDVPEGDEVEEGHFVEPTVFTDVENDMRIAQEEVFGPVVAVIKVSDFDEGLDVANDVEYGLSASVVTDDHTEANRFVEEAEAGVVKVNDKTTGLELHVPFGGVKRSSSETWREQGDAGLDFYTIEKTVYDSY, encoded by the coding sequence ATGACGACAGAGAAAAACTACGTGAACGGAGAGTGGGTAGACTCATCGACCGGCGACACCGTCGACGTGCAGAACCCGGCGAACCCGAGCGAGACCGTCGCGACGTACCAGCAGTCCGACGAGTCGGACGCGAAGGAGGCCGTCGACGCCGCCGTCGCGGCGAAAGACGAGTGGGCGAAGACGCCCGGCCCCGAACGCGGGCGCATCCTCCGCGAGGCCGGGACGCTCCTCGGTCAGCGCAAGGAGGAACTGACCGACAAACTGGTCGCAGAAGAGGGGAAGGCGCGCGGCGAGGCGGCCGGCGAGGTCCAGCGCGCGATAGACATCTTCCACTACTTCTCGGCGAAGGCTTCCGACCTCGGCGGCACCGTGAAGGGTGCGAGCGGACCGGACACGAACCTCTACACGCGCGAGATGCCCGTCGGCGTCGCCGCCCTCGTCACGCCGTGGAACTACCCCATCGCCATCCCGGCGTGGAAACTCGCCCCCGCGCTGGCGGCGGGCAACGCCGTCGTGCTCAAGCCCGCCTCGGTTGCGCCCGGCGTCGTCGTCGAAATCGCCCGCGCGCTGGACGAGGCGGGTCTGCCCGACGGCGTCCTCAACGTCGTCACCGGCCCCGGCAGCACGGTCGGTAACGAGTTCATCGAGAACGAGGGCACCGACGCCGTCTCCTTCACCGGCAGCAGCCAGGTGGGCGAGATGGTGTACGAACAGGCGACCGACGCCGGCAAGCGCGTCCAGACCGAACTCGGCGGGAAGAACCCGACGGTCGTGATGGACTCCGCCGACCCCGCGGAAGCCGCGGATATCGTCGCGAACGGCGGGTTCGGGACGACCGGTCAGTCCTGCACCGCCTGCTCTCGCGCCGTCGTCCACGAGGACGTCTACGACGAGTTCGTCGACGAACTCGTCGACCGCGCCGAGTCCATCGACATCGGCCCCGGCAACGAGCACGAAATGGGCCCGCAGGTCAGCGAGGACGAACTGAACTCCACACTGGAGTACATCGACATCGCGCAGAACGAGGGCGCGACGCTCGCGGCGGGCGGAGACGTCCCCGAGGGTGACGAGGTGGAAGAGGGCCACTTCGTCGAGCCCACCGTCTTCACCGACGTGGAGAACGACATGCGCATCGCCCAAGAAGAGGTGTTCGGCCCCGTCGTCGCCGTCATCAAGGTGTCCGACTTCGACGAAGGGCTGGATGTCGCCAACGACGTGGAGTACGGCCTCTCGGCGAGCGTCGTCACCGACGACCACACGGAGGCGAACCGCTTCGTCGAGGAGGCGGAAGCGGGCGTCGTGAAAGTCAACGACAAGACGACCGGTCTGGAACTGCACGTTCCCTTCGGCGGCGTCAAGCGCTCCTCCTCGGAGACGTGGCGCGAACAGGGCGACGCCGGACTCGACTTCTACACCATCGAGAAGACCGTCTACGACAGCTACTGA